One genomic region from Anaerolineae bacterium encodes:
- a CDS encoding nitroreductase family protein — protein MTDLMRAIKERRSIRKYEEKDISEELVDRVLDAVRWTPSWVNTQCWEIIKVTDQLLKKKLQATISKGNPASKAIVEAPVVFAVCGGLGKSGYYKDRVSTKFGDWSMFDLGLATQNLCLMAHHLGLGTVIVGSFKHDEAKEILNVPAGYELVVLIPMGYPAKTPSAPKRRQIKEFTHYNMF, from the coding sequence ATGACGGATCTTATGAGAGCTATAAAGGAAAGAAGAAGCATCCGCAAGTACGAGGAAAAAGATATTTCTGAAGAGCTTGTAGACAGGGTTCTTGATGCTGTCAGGTGGACGCCGTCATGGGTCAATACCCAGTGCTGGGAAATAATAAAGGTAACAGATCAATTATTAAAGAAAAAACTTCAAGCGACGATTTCCAAGGGCAATCCCGCATCAAAGGCTATTGTAGAGGCGCCGGTAGTTTTTGCCGTTTGCGGCGGGCTTGGCAAGTCAGGCTATTATAAAGACAGAGTTTCAACAAAATTCGGAGACTGGTCTATGTTTGACCTTGGGCTTGCCACACAGAATCTCTGTCTTATGGCCCATCATCTTGGCCTGGGAACAGTAATAGTAGGTTCGTTCAAGCATGATGAGGCAAAAGAGATTTTAAATGTGCCTGCAGGCTATGAACTGGTTGTCCTTATACCGATGGGGTATCCTGCCAAAACGCCATCGGCGCCGAAACGAAGGCAGATAAAGGAGTTTACGCATTATAATATGTTTTGA
- a CDS encoding FmdE family protein, with the protein MEKTKNTTTKIPEDLKQCIAFHGHQCPGLVYGYLVAKQAIKILNLKRSRDEEIVAVCENDSCAVDALQVLLGTTAGKGNLIIKDYGKNAYTILNRADKTAYRFSRKQHYTYKGKDKEEFARLDAAISEGSETTRERWRYKHLKSEDLLSRPFDEVFSTSSIEFSMPPYAPLARSAACNVCGEMTMSTKMVSTDDRKLVCMPCSKKDQQSC; encoded by the coding sequence ATGGAAAAAACAAAAAACACAACCACTAAAATACCGGAGGATCTTAAACAATGCATAGCGTTTCACGGACACCAATGTCCGGGGCTTGTTTACGGTTATCTGGTCGCCAAGCAGGCTATAAAGATTCTTAACCTCAAACGGTCAAGAGATGAAGAAATTGTAGCTGTCTGCGAAAACGATTCATGTGCTGTTGATGCGCTCCAGGTGCTCCTCGGCACAACAGCAGGCAAAGGCAACCTTATTATAAAGGATTACGGTAAAAACGCATATACGATCCTGAACCGGGCAGACAAGACGGCTTATCGCTTTTCCCGAAAACAACATTACACATACAAGGGCAAAGACAAAGAGGAGTTTGCCAGGCTGGATGCCGCTATTTCCGAGGGCTCTGAAACAACCAGAGAAAGATGGCGGTATAAACATTTAAAGTCGGAAGATCTCCTTTCAAGACCCTTTGATGAAGTTTTTTCAACCAGCAGCATAGAGTTTTCCATGCCACCATATGCGCCTCTGGCGCGTTCCGCAGCCTGTAATGTCTGCGGAGAAATGACAATGTCAACAAAAATGGTTTCCACAGATGACAGGAAACTTGTCTGCATGCCGTGTTCAAAAAAAGATCAACAATCCTGTTAA
- a CDS encoding LysE family transporter: protein MANELINIVSSLWVIFSFSFLVALPGTMAPSPLFTYTIIKSVQSGRRGYLIGLWIIMGHAVLEMVIIIFLLFGFSFILQNIIVLRTIGVADGALLIYFGLSIILNVYKDNLLIFFLNPVNRPDHDELGKTKN, encoded by the coding sequence ATGGCAAATGAGTTAATAAATATTGTTTCTTCATTATGGGTGATTTTTTCCTTTTCCTTTCTGGTAGCATTGCCCGGAACCATGGCACCTAGCCCGCTGTTTACATATACGATTATCAAGTCGGTACAATCCGGCAGGCGCGGCTATCTGATAGGTTTATGGATTATAATGGGTCATGCCGTACTTGAAATGGTAATTATCATATTTCTGCTTTTTGGCTTCTCATTTATTCTGCAAAATATTATCGTTTTGAGAACCATAGGAGTTGCAGACGGAGCTTTGCTTATCTATTTCGGCTTATCCATAATCCTGAATGTATATAAAGACAATCTCCTGATATTTTTTTTAAACCCTGTCAATAGACCGGATCACGATGAACTGGGAAAAACAAAAAATTGA